A region of Desulfurellaceae bacterium DNA encodes the following proteins:
- a CDS encoding DUF1329 domain-containing protein, producing the protein MRKIGTAKSWTTLIGLLSLWLAGVASPCGAELAAGDTLTIDTVSQADTLLTPSTRWMLEQGMPMRIIATKRVTWPTAYEEATEKFASQVSLSDDGRRLLNYVAGCPFPSVDLNDPLAGFRIMWNQEHPPFSIDNFGTDSTTQTVSASGELERTFSYPWRRLMWTGRLYSDPKPVIPHARNVSHTNLIGPAFLPNDHKGTSILSFRYQAPDALDDTYAYIPETRRVHRVSIVDRSTPLWRTDVDLDSWWGFNAKLSFWTFRVLADKDILAVVHSDKYGDPSAWCAAQNENRGILAALPCVPWEKRRVWVVEAVPVGYAGRYTYSKRVLYVDQEFFAPLIQEIYDLQGELWKVFVRSIAYTAKPHDRYPVNPIAGARYSYSDEWAFMPQAVMVDMQAPHATTFEAPAVRSPPAEWQTEWYFNEDIESNNASIFSRNYLIRSGR; encoded by the coding sequence ATGCGAAAGATCGGAACCGCGAAGTCATGGACCACACTCATCGGGCTGCTCAGCCTGTGGCTGGCGGGAGTGGCCAGCCCGTGCGGGGCTGAGCTTGCTGCCGGCGATACCCTCACCATAGACACAGTCTCGCAAGCCGACACCCTCCTCACCCCATCAACCCGCTGGATGCTGGAACAGGGCATGCCGATGCGGATCATTGCCACCAAACGGGTGACCTGGCCCACAGCCTATGAGGAGGCCACCGAGAAATTCGCCAGCCAGGTCAGCCTGTCCGATGACGGACGGCGGCTGCTCAACTATGTGGCCGGCTGCCCCTTTCCGTCCGTTGACCTCAACGATCCTTTGGCCGGCTTTCGGATCATGTGGAACCAGGAGCATCCGCCGTTCAGCATCGACAACTTCGGCACTGACTCGACAACCCAGACGGTGAGCGCCAGCGGAGAGCTGGAACGCACCTTCTCCTATCCGTGGCGGCGCCTGATGTGGACCGGTCGCCTGTACAGCGATCCCAAACCGGTCATCCCTCACGCCCGGAACGTCAGCCACACCAATCTGATCGGCCCCGCCTTTCTGCCCAACGACCACAAGGGCACCTCCATCCTGTCCTTCCGCTACCAGGCGCCGGACGCGCTCGACGACACCTACGCCTACATCCCCGAGACGCGCCGCGTGCACCGGGTCAGCATCGTTGATCGCAGCACGCCGCTGTGGCGGACGGATGTCGATCTGGACTCGTGGTGGGGCTTTAATGCCAAGCTCAGCTTCTGGACCTTCCGGGTGCTGGCCGACAAGGACATCCTGGCGGTCGTGCATAGCGATAAGTACGGCGACCCATCGGCCTGGTGCGCGGCCCAGAACGAGAATAGGGGCATCCTGGCCGCCCTGCCCTGCGTGCCGTGGGAGAAACGGCGGGTGTGGGTCGTCGAAGCCGTCCCGGTCGGCTATGCCGGACGCTATACCTACTCCAAGCGGGTGCTATACGTCGACCAGGAGTTCTTTGCCCCGCTGATCCAGGAAATCTACGATCTGCAGGGCGAGCTGTGGAAGGTCTTCGTGCGCAGCATCGCCTACACCGCCAAGCCCCACGACCGCTACCCCGTCAACCCGATTGCGGGCGCGCGCTACAGCTACAGCGACGAATGGGCCTTCATGCCCCAGGCGGTGATGGTCGATATGCAGGCCCCCCACGCCACGACCTTTGAGGCCCCGGCCGTCCGCAGCCCGCCTGCGGAGTGGCAGACCGAGTGGTATTTCAACGAGGATATCGAGAGCAATAATGCGTCGATTTTTTCCCGCAACTATCTGATCAGGAGCGGCCGCTAG
- a CDS encoding sulfatase-like hydrolase/transferase → MKRLFERLRKRPAPPPSAPVAAPLQAEPSRPSPTVARNNYIVVILDSCRYDTLVRAAPETLARLGQVERRWSYASWTAPSHYNLLMGLLPHASPAQVYASEYYKQDFLKYNERLGTRQIAFKSLIPDLFLPSFLKHKLGYQTHALVSLPVLNPATPINRDFDSFTLMPKHNDMAAMLERMRFSAERPSFYLLNVGETHYPYALPDEPEDSWPRIHGVHGVFKHLDEMQVGGKLRDDDAPAPFFDQDKLDQLRQRQVEAVRYLDGVFTQLFDMVPANTYITVTADHGELFGESGYFGHGPIQHDKVYEVPFVEGKLR, encoded by the coding sequence ATGAAAAGACTCTTTGAACGCCTGAGAAAACGCCCCGCTCCGCCCCCGTCCGCTCCCGTCGCCGCCCCGCTCCAGGCCGAACCGTCCCGTCCGTCTCCCACCGTGGCCCGCAATAACTATATTGTCGTTATTCTTGATAGCTGCCGCTACGACACGCTGGTGCGCGCCGCACCCGAGACTCTGGCTCGTCTGGGCCAGGTGGAACGCCGCTGGAGCTACGCGTCGTGGACCGCACCCTCGCACTACAACCTGCTGATGGGCCTCTTGCCCCATGCGAGCCCCGCCCAGGTCTACGCTTCGGAGTATTACAAGCAGGATTTTCTGAAATACAACGAACGCCTGGGAACACGCCAGATCGCCTTCAAGAGCCTGATTCCAGACCTGTTTCTGCCCAGCTTTCTCAAGCACAAACTCGGCTATCAGACCCACGCCCTGGTCTCTCTGCCGGTGCTGAATCCGGCCACGCCGATCAATCGCGATTTTGATTCGTTCACCCTCATGCCCAAGCATAACGATATGGCCGCCATGCTGGAGCGGATGCGCTTTTCTGCCGAGCGACCGTCGTTTTACCTGTTGAATGTCGGCGAGACCCATTATCCCTACGCCCTGCCGGACGAGCCCGAGGACAGCTGGCCCAGGATTCACGGGGTGCACGGGGTGTTCAAGCATCTTGACGAGATGCAGGTCGGCGGCAAGCTGCGCGACGACGACGCCCCCGCGCCGTTCTTCGATCAGGACAAGCTCGACCAGCTGCGCCAGCGCCAAGTCGAGGCCGTGCGTTACCTCGACGGGGTTTTCACCCAGCTGTTCGACATGGTCCCGGCCAATACCTACATCACCGTCACCGCCGACCACGGCGAGCTGTTTGGCGAGTCGGGCTACTTCGGCCACGGCCCCATTCAGCATGACAAGGTCTACGAAGTGCCCTTTGTCGAGGGCAAGCTGCGCTAG
- a CDS encoding glycosyltransferase produces MDISVIIPTLNEAATIGDTLRRLRSSGSCEVIVVDGGSDDGTPELVRPQADIVLSAERGRASQMNVGARAASGQVLLFLHA; encoded by the coding sequence ATGGACATCTCGGTCATCATCCCCACCCTGAACGAGGCGGCGACCATTGGTGACACCCTGCGCCGCTTGCGGAGCAGCGGCAGCTGTGAGGTGATTGTGGTGGACGGCGGCAGCGACGACGGCACTCCTGAGCTGGTCCGTCCTCAGGCTGACATAGTGCTGTCGGCAGAACGGGGGCGGGCCAGCCAGATGAATGTCGGGGCCCGGGCGGCGAGCGGTCAGGTGTTGCTGTTTCTGCACGCC
- a CDS encoding DUF2029 domain-containing protein: MRGQCGRLIVLGVGTVALYGLLTWLSFAFVYGQGHAQRPIVLFVAVYAGIFICYGLAVYPLLGRAVRAPRSTAVALVMMFGLLFRATLFFSQPIQEDDFYRYLWDGAVVAEGLNPYRFAPLRVQQQTDTGTAGAALRAYVQLAERDGRLSFVLSRVNHPHISTVYPPFAQAIFGLAAWLAPGSLSGLRLVFVAFDLGVCALLLILLKHLGLSPLLLVVYAWSPLIIKETMNSAHYDVVPACCVVLAVVLMVKGRDVLAHISLAVAVLGKLYPVLLLPVFLARVWKAHGWGRALLGLAAAAAVLLVGYAPFWPAGRALWTGTYTFAEQWQTNSLLFPGIVALVGERWLANGVVGLGLAGAAFLVGSRSELEDDHQFVWSNGLLLGLLFLLSPVANPWYFVGLVPFLSIFPLRSWLLLSGLLSLYYVSFYFLYRGRLETFHVWLEYVPFYGMLAWEWWQGEYGKGRHGVGNELDEEHTARVALRSADGSDTVRTGRLGTGG; encoded by the coding sequence ATGCGTGGTCAATGCGGCAGGCTCATCGTGCTGGGCGTCGGGACCGTCGCGCTGTATGGCCTGCTGACCTGGCTGAGCTTCGCCTTCGTCTATGGCCAGGGGCATGCCCAGCGGCCCATTGTGCTCTTTGTGGCGGTCTACGCCGGCATCTTCATCTGCTATGGCCTGGCCGTGTACCCACTCCTCGGCCGTGCTGTCCGAGCGCCGCGGAGCACTGCGGTCGCGCTCGTCATGATGTTCGGACTGCTGTTTCGCGCCACGCTGTTCTTTTCTCAGCCGATTCAAGAGGATGACTTCTATCGCTATCTGTGGGACGGCGCGGTTGTGGCCGAGGGGCTGAATCCCTACCGGTTCGCTCCGCTGCGCGTGCAGCAGCAGACGGACACCGGGACGGCTGGGGCTGCCCTCCGAGCCTATGTCCAACTCGCCGAGCGGGATGGCCGGCTGTCGTTTGTCCTGTCCCGGGTGAATCATCCCCATATTTCGACCGTATATCCCCCGTTTGCCCAGGCTATCTTCGGCCTGGCGGCGTGGCTGGCGCCCGGCAGTCTGAGCGGCCTGCGGCTGGTCTTTGTGGCTTTCGACCTCGGTGTGTGCGCTTTGTTGCTGATCCTGCTGAAGCACCTGGGGCTCAGCCCGCTGCTCCTGGTCGTCTACGCCTGGTCGCCGCTGATCATAAAAGAAACCATGAACTCGGCCCACTACGATGTGGTGCCGGCCTGCTGCGTGGTCTTGGCCGTGGTGCTGATGGTCAAGGGCCGGGACGTGCTGGCCCACATCAGCCTGGCCGTGGCGGTGTTAGGCAAACTGTATCCCGTCCTGCTTCTGCCGGTCTTCCTGGCCCGCGTGTGGAAAGCCCACGGCTGGGGGCGAGCCCTGCTCGGACTGGCGGCGGCCGCTGCGGTCCTCCTGGTCGGCTACGCCCCGTTTTGGCCGGCCGGCCGGGCGCTGTGGACAGGCACCTACACCTTTGCCGAGCAGTGGCAGACCAACAGTCTGCTTTTTCCCGGCATCGTGGCCCTGGTCGGTGAGCGCTGGCTGGCCAACGGCGTGGTCGGGCTGGGGCTGGCTGGAGCCGCCTTTCTGGTCGGTTCTCGGTCTGAGCTGGAGGACGATCATCAGTTTGTGTGGAGTAACGGGCTGCTGCTGGGCCTGCTGTTTCTGCTCAGCCCGGTCGCCAACCCGTGGTACTTCGTCGGTCTGGTGCCTTTTCTGAGCATTTTCCCGCTCCGTTCGTGGCTGCTCTTATCCGGTTTGCTGAGCCTGTATTATGTGTCATTTTATTTTCTGTACAGGGGACGTCTGGAAACCTTCCACGTCTGGTTGGAGTATGTGCCGTTCTATGGGATGCTGGCCTGGGAATGGTGGCAGGGGGAGTATGGCAAAGGGCGTCACGGCGTAGGCAATGAGCTGGATGAGGAACACACGGCGCGGGTGGCGCTGCGGAGCGCTGATGGGTCTGATACTGTTCGGACTGGCCGGCTGGGCACGGGCGGCTGA